CTGCGTGTTCGCGGCGGAGGAAGTGTTCGACCAGAACGACGAGGACGGTCGCGTGGTGCTGCGCACCGAATATCCCGGCCCCGATCTCGCGGAAGCCGTGCGGCAGGCGGTCGACGTCTGCCCGGTGTACGCGATCGCCTTGGCAGAAAAGGAGAACGGACGATGACAAGAGCGGTAGTGCTCGGTGGTGGCATGGCGGGCATGCTCGCCGCCGCCGGTTTGGCCAGGCACGTGGACGAGGTCATCGTCGTGGAGGGCGACGCGCTCCCCGCCGAGCCGGCTCCCCGGCGTGGCCTGCCCCAGGGGCACCACAGCCACCTGCTGATGGCGGGTGGCGCGGAGGCGCTGGACCAACTGCTCCCCGGCACCACCGACCGCCTCTACGCGGCGGGCGCGCATCGGCGCGGGATGCCGGAGGGCATGCTGACGCTGTCTTCGGCGGGCTGGTACCGGCGGCACCCCGGTGACGCCTACGTGGTCATCTGCAGTCGCGCGCTGACCGATCACGTGGTGCGGCGCCAGGCGCTGGACGCGAGCGGCAACATCATCGTGCGGGAGTCGGCCAAGGTGGTCGGCCTCGCGGGCGACGCCGACCAGGTGACCGGCGTGCGGGTGCAGGTGAATCCGGCGCAGATCGAGACCATCGACGCCGACTTCGTGGTGGACGCGACCGGCCGCCGGTCCGCGGCTCCGGCCTGGCTGGCCGAGCTGGGCCTGCCCGAGGTCGAGGAAGAGGTGGTGGACTCCGGCCTCGCGTACGCCACCCGGATGTACGCGGCACCCGCCGGGATCAGCAGGGACTTCCCCGCGGTGCTGATCCAGCCGCTGGCGGGCACCGGCGAGCCGGGCTACGGCGCCACCCTGTACCTGCTCGAGGACGAGCGCTGGATCGTCACCCTGTGCGGCACGCGCGGTGGCGAGCCACCGTCCGATGAGGACGGTTACCTGCGCTACGCCCGGAACATGCGGCACCCGATCATCGCCGAACTCGTCGCGGACGCTCAGCCGATCGGCCCGGTGCGGCCCTACCGCGGCACGATCAACCGGCGGCGGTACTACGAGCGGTCCACCATGCCGGAGGGCTTCGCGGTGCTCGGGGACGCGGTCGCCGCGATGAACCCGGTCTACGCGCACGGGATGTCCGTGGCCGCGCTCGGCGCGCTCGCACTGCACACCGAACTGGACAACAGCGGCCTGAAGCCCGGACTGGCCGCGGCGGTGCAGTCCGCGGTGGCCGGGGTCACCGACGGCCCGTGGACGATGGCGTGCGAGCAGGACCTCGCCTTCCCGGAGGTCAAGACCAACCGGGAAGTCACCGGCGGGCCGAGCGAAGAGGAGCAGCGGTTCGGGCAGCGGATGGCGGAAACCGCGGTGACCGAGGCGTTGCTGGCCAACGCCCTGTTCAGTGCCTACACCCTGCGGACCTCCGGCGCCGAGATGATGACGCCGGAACTGCAGGAGCTGGTCGAGCGCGGCCCGGTCCGGTCGCCGCTCACCGCGGAGGAGGCGATCGCGCAGTTCCCGGAACTCGGTCCGCTGCGCCGTCCGATCGCCGCACCACAACCGTAGTAGCAGAGGGGCGTTCTGGTGAGCAGCGAACGGACACGGGCGGACGCGGACGAGCTGGTGCCGTGGGTGCTGTCCGGCAGGAGCGCGCGGGCACTGCGCGCGCAGGCGGATCGACTTCACTCCCGTGTGGACGGTCAGGACGAGCGGCCGGTGGACGTCGGGTTGTCGCTGACCGCCCGCTCGGCACTGGAGCACCGCGCGGTGGTGCTCGGCACCGGACGGGCCGGGCTGCTGTCCGGGCTGCGTGCGCTGGCCGACGGCGAACCGTCACCCGACGTGGTGCACGGCGAGGCTTCGGCCGACCCACGGGTGGCCTTTGCGTTCGGGGAACCGGAGGCGGACTGGCTGGTCGGCGGAGCCGCGCTGCTCGACTCGTCGCCGGTGTTCGCCGAGTCGATGGCCGACTGCGCCAAGGCGCTGGCACCGTTGCTGTCCTGGGATCCCCGCGAGGTGTTGCGCGGTACGGAGAACTCGGTCGCGCCCGACGTGCTGGGCCCGGTGGGCTGGTCGGTGCTGGTGTCGCTCGCCGCGGTGTGGCGGTCCTTCGGTGTCACCCCGCACGCGGTCTCGGGCACCGGCCCGGGCGCGGTGGCCGCGGCCTGCGCGATCGGCGCACTGTCCATAGCGGACGGTGCGCGGATCGTCGCCGTGCACGGCCGGATCCTGGCCCAGGGCCTGACCGGGGAGGTGCGGGACCGGCTGTTGTCCGTGCTGGCCGGGATCCGTCCGCGGGCCGCGTCCGTGGCCTTCTACTCGGCGTCGACCGGCGCCCCGGTCGACGGGGCCGCACTCGATGCCGACTTCTGGAACGCCGGACTCGACGAGCCAGGACGGATCGAGCTGGCCATCAAGGCGTTGCGCGGTGACGGTTTCGAGGTTCTCCCCGACCTGAGGCCGGGCGACGTCGCCGCCGCGCTGGCCGTGGCCTGGGTTCGCGGTGTGCCGGTGCGGTGGCCGGACCTGTTCTCCGACGCCAAGCCGGTGGACCTGCCCACGTACGCCTTCCAGCGTCGGCGGTACTGGCAGCAGCCGGACACCGCGCACACCGACGTGGTGGGAGCCGGGCTCGACCGGGTGGACCATCCGCTGCTCGACGCCCGGCTGGAACCGGCCGGTACCGACGAATTCCTGTTCACCAGCAGGCTTTCCCTGCTTTCACACCCGTGGCTGGGCGAGCACCGCGCCCTGGGCAGCGTGCTGTTGCCGGGCACCGCGTTCGTGGAACTGGCCCTGCGCGCGGGTGACCTGGCCGGTTGTGCCGTGCTGGACGAGCTGGTGCTCGAAGAACCCCTGCTGCTGCCGGAGCGGAACGGGGTGCAGCTGCAGGTCGCGGTCGGTGCGCCGGAGGAGACCGGGACCAGGACCGTCCACATCCACTCCCGTGAGGAAGACACCGACTCTCCGTGGACCAGGCATGCCACCGGTTCGCTGAGCATCGGCGCGCCGGTGGACGCCTTCGAGCCGACCGCCTGGCCGCCGGAGGACGCCGTTCCCGTGCGGCTGGAAGACGCTTATCGGGACCTGCGTGAGCGCGGGTACGACTACGGGCCCGCGTTCCAGGGGCTGCGCGCGGCGTGGCGGCGTGGTGAAGAACTCTTCGCCGAGGTGGCGTTGCCCGAGCACGCGCAGGCCGACGCCGGCCGGTTCGGCTTGCACCCGGCGCTGTTGGACGCCGCGCTGCACGCCGACCTCGTCGAGGACAGCGGCGCCCCCGTGCTGCCGTTCGCCTGGACCGGCGTGCGGCTGCACACGAGTGGCGCCACCGCGCTGCGGGTGCGGCTCGCACCGGCGGGTGCGGACGGCACCTCGCTGGAGGCTGCCGACGAGGCGGGGGGTCCCGTGCTGACCGTGGATTCGCTGGTCACCAGGCCGGTGGCGGCGGGACAGCTCGGCGATCGCGGTCTGGTGCCGTACCGGCTCACCTGGGTTCCCGTCGCGGCCGGTGACGCGCCCGCCCTCGACGACCTCGCGATCCTGGGCACGGCGGATTTCGGTTTCGGCGACAGTGTCCCGCGATACCGTGACCTGGCCGCGTTCGACGACGGTGCGGTGCCCGCATTGGTGCTGTGGCGGTGCGACGCGCGCGCCGGTGACGTGCTCACCGGACTGCGCTCGGCGGCGCACGAGGCGCTGGGCGTGGCCCAGGAATGGTTGCGGGACGAGCGTTTCGCCGGTTCGCGGCTGGTGGTGGTCACGGAGAACGCGATCGGGCCGGACGCCGGTGGCCCGGCCGTCGCCTCTGTCTGGGGCTTGCTGCGTGCCGCCGAGGCCGAGAACCCCGGCCGGTTCCGGCTGCTGGACGTCGACGGGACCAGCGGATCCGACGGGCTGCTGACCGCACTGGGCGCCGAGGAACCCGAACTGATCCTGCGGGATGGCGAGCCGCGAGCGCCGAGGCTGGCCCCGGCCACCGGGCTCGAGCGAACGACCGACTTCGCGGCCGAGGGCACGGTGTTGATCACCGGCGGCACCGGCGGACTGGGCAGGCTGCTGGCGCGGCACCTGGTCACCACGCACGGCGTGCGGCACCTGCTGCTCACCAGCCGGAGCGGACCGCACGCGCCGGGCGCCACTGAACTGCGGGACGAGCTGACCACGCTCGGCGCGACGGTGACCGTGGCCGCGTGCGACGCGGCGGACCGCGACGCGCTGGCCGGGCTGCTGGCCGGAATCCCGGCTGAGCACCCGCTGACCGGTGTGCTGCACGTGGCCGGCGCGGTGGACGACGGTGTACTCGGCGCGCTGACCCCCGAGCGGGTCGACCACGTGCTCGGCTCGAAGGCGGACGCCGCGTGGCACTTGCACGAGCTGACCGCGGACCACGAGCTGGCGGTCTTCGCGCTGTTCTCCTCGGCAGCGGGCACGCTCGGCGCGGCTGGGCAGGCCAACTACGCCACCGCAAACGTTTTCCTCGACGCGCTGGCCGCTCACCGGCGCGATCTCGGGCTTCCCGCGCAGTCGATGGCGTGGGGCCTGTGGGGGATCGGCGCGGGAATGGCCGGTGAGCTGGCCGAAACGGATCTGCGTCGGCTGGACCGGCAAGGGTTCCCGGCGCTGTCCGCGGCTGAAGGCCTGGCGTTGTTCGATGCCGCGCTCGGCACGGATGACCCGATGTTGCTGCTGCTCCGCCTGGACCTGCCGGCGTTGCGCGCCCAGGCGGCCTCCGGCTTGGTGCAGCCGACCTTGCGCGAGCTGGTTCGGGTGCCGTCGAAGCGGGCCGCGCGCCCGGGCGGCGACGGTTCGGCGCTGGCGGACCGGCTGGCCACCATGACCGGGACCGAACGCCTGCGGGTGCTGCTGGACCTCGTCCGCACGCACGCCGCCGCCGTGCTCGGACATCCGTCGATGGCGGCCGTCGAGCCGGATCGGGCGTTCCAGGAACTCGGGTTCGATTCGCTGGCCGCGGTCGAACTCCGCAACCTGCTGCTCGGCGCGACCGGGCAGCGGCTGTCCGCCACGCTGGTCTTCGACTACCCGAACGCCCGCGCGGTGGCCGAGCACCTGGCGGCCGCGTTCACCGATCCGGTGGTGTCCGCCGCGCCGGTGGTGACCACGCCGGTCGATGACGAGCCGATCGCGATCGTGTCGATGGCGTGCCGGTATCCGGGTGGGGTGCGGTCGCCGGAGGACCTGTGGGAACTGGTCGTTCAGGGCCGGGACGCGATCGACGAGTTTCCCGGGAACCGCGGCTGGGACGTCGAAGGCGGTTATGATCCCGAACCCGGTGTGCCGGGCAAGACCTACACCAAGTCCGGCGGTTTCCTCTACGACGCGGACGAGTTCGATGCCGAGTTCTTCGGTATCAGCCCGAACGAAGCCTTGGGAATGGACCCGCAGCAGCGGTTGCTGTTGGAGGCGTCGTGGGAGTTGTTCGAGCGGGCGGGTATTGATCCCGGTTCGCTGAAGGGCAGTGCGACCGGGGTGTTCACCGGCGTGATGTACCACGACTATCCCGCGGCGAGCGCCACCGGCTCCATCATCTCCGGTCGACTGTCCTATGTGTACGGCTTGGAAGGCCCTGCTCTTTCGCTGGACACCGCGTGTTCGTCGTCGTTGGTGGGTTTGCATTTGGCGGTGCGGGCGTTGCGGTCGGGGGAGTGTTCGCTGGCGTTGGCTGGTGGGGTGACGGTGATGGCGACTCCGGAGACTTTTGTGGAGTTCAGTCGTCAGCGTGGTTTGTCGGGGGATGGTCGTTGTCGTTCGTTCGGTGTGGGTGCGGATGGTACCGGCTGGGGTGAGGGTGTTGGTTTGTTGTTGGTGGAGCGGTTGTCTGATGCGCGGCGGCTGGGGCATCCGGTGTTGGCGGTGGTGGCTGGTTCGGCGGTGAATCAGGATGGTGCGTCGAATGGTTTGACGGCGCCGAATGGTCCGTCGCAGGTGCGGGTGATCCGGCAGGCGCTGGGTTCAGCCGGGCTTTCACCGTCCGATGTGGACGCCGTGGAAGGTCACGGTACTGGTACTTCGCTGGGCGACCCGATCGAGGCGCAAGCGCTCCTGACCGCCTACGGCCAGGGCCGTGAAGAGCCACTTTGGCTGGGTTCGATCAAGTCGAACATGGGTCACACACAGGCGGCCGCCGGCGTCGCCGGGATCATCAAGATGGTGCAGGCGATGCGCCACGGCGTGCTGCCGAAAACCTTGCATGCCGATGAGCCGACTCCTCAGGTGGACTGGTCCTCAGGCTCCGTGGAGCTTCTGACGGACGCACGTCCGTGGCCGACGACCGGGCGGGCGCGTCGGGCTGGTATTTCTTCGTTCGGTATCAGTGGTACGAACGCGCATGTCATCGTGGAAGAGGCTCCGGCGGATGGCCTGGCTTTCCTTTTCTCGGGTCAGGGCGCGCAGCGCCTGGGCATGGGCCGCGATCTCTACGAGACCTATCCGGCTTTCGCTGCGGCTTTCGATGCGGTGTGCGCCGAACTCGACCCCTCGCTGCGTGAGGTCATCTGGGGCGACGATCCCGACTTGTTGAATCAAACGGAGTGGGCGCAGCCTGCCCTCTTCGCTGTCGAGGTGGCGCTGTTCCGCCTGGTCGAGTCCTGGGGCATCCGTCCCGACTTCGTGGCAGGCCATTCAATCGGCGAGATCGCGGCGGCTCATGTGGCCGGTGTGCTGTCTCTTTCCGACGCGGCCGCCTTGGTCACCGCCCGAGGTCGATTGATGCAGCAGCTGCCTGCGGGTGGCGCGATGGTTGCTGTGCAAGCTTCCGAACAAGAGGTACTGCCCCTGCTGTCCGATCAAGTCTCGATCGCCGCCATCAACGGCCCGGAAGCCGTAGTCCTTTCCGGCGAAGAAGCCGCAGTCCTCAAGGCGGCGGATGCGTTGGGCTGCAAGAAGACCCGGCTGAAGGTCTCTCATGCGTTCCATTCGCCGTTGATGGAGCCGATGCTGGCCGAGTTCGCTGCTGTGGTGGAGCAGTTGTCACTTCGTGAAGCAGTGCTCCCGTTTGTGAGCAGTGCTCTCGAAGCTGACGTGACCAGCCCGGATTACTGGGTGCGACACGTGCGTGAGCCGGTGCGGTTCGCTGATGCGGTACGGGAGTTGGAGAGCCGGGGCGTGGCTCGATATGTGGAGTTGGGTCCGGCGGCGGTGTTGTCGTTGCTGGGGCCGCGGTGTGTGTCGGAGGGGACGTTCGAGGCGACGGCCGAGTTCAT
The genomic region above belongs to Amycolatopsis sp. YIM 10 and contains:
- a CDS encoding ferredoxin, which gives rise to MTGTSLRVSVDRDRCVGTGGCVFAAEEVFDQNDEDGRVVLRTEYPGPDLAEAVRQAVDVCPVYAIALAEKENGR
- a CDS encoding NAD(P)/FAD-dependent oxidoreductase, which gives rise to MTRAVVLGGGMAGMLAAAGLARHVDEVIVVEGDALPAEPAPRRGLPQGHHSHLLMAGGAEALDQLLPGTTDRLYAAGAHRRGMPEGMLTLSSAGWYRRHPGDAYVVICSRALTDHVVRRQALDASGNIIVRESAKVVGLAGDADQVTGVRVQVNPAQIETIDADFVVDATGRRSAAPAWLAELGLPEVEEEVVDSGLAYATRMYAAPAGISRDFPAVLIQPLAGTGEPGYGATLYLLEDERWIVTLCGTRGGEPPSDEDGYLRYARNMRHPIIAELVADAQPIGPVRPYRGTINRRRYYERSTMPEGFAVLGDAVAAMNPVYAHGMSVAALGALALHTELDNSGLKPGLAAAVQSAVAGVTDGPWTMACEQDLAFPEVKTNREVTGGPSEEEQRFGQRMAETAVTEALLANALFSAYTLRTSGAEMMTPELQELVERGPVRSPLTAEEAIAQFPELGPLRRPIAAPQP
- a CDS encoding type I polyketide synthase codes for the protein MSSERTRADADELVPWVLSGRSARALRAQADRLHSRVDGQDERPVDVGLSLTARSALEHRAVVLGTGRAGLLSGLRALADGEPSPDVVHGEASADPRVAFAFGEPEADWLVGGAALLDSSPVFAESMADCAKALAPLLSWDPREVLRGTENSVAPDVLGPVGWSVLVSLAAVWRSFGVTPHAVSGTGPGAVAAACAIGALSIADGARIVAVHGRILAQGLTGEVRDRLLSVLAGIRPRAASVAFYSASTGAPVDGAALDADFWNAGLDEPGRIELAIKALRGDGFEVLPDLRPGDVAAALAVAWVRGVPVRWPDLFSDAKPVDLPTYAFQRRRYWQQPDTAHTDVVGAGLDRVDHPLLDARLEPAGTDEFLFTSRLSLLSHPWLGEHRALGSVLLPGTAFVELALRAGDLAGCAVLDELVLEEPLLLPERNGVQLQVAVGAPEETGTRTVHIHSREEDTDSPWTRHATGSLSIGAPVDAFEPTAWPPEDAVPVRLEDAYRDLRERGYDYGPAFQGLRAAWRRGEELFAEVALPEHAQADAGRFGLHPALLDAALHADLVEDSGAPVLPFAWTGVRLHTSGATALRVRLAPAGADGTSLEAADEAGGPVLTVDSLVTRPVAAGQLGDRGLVPYRLTWVPVAAGDAPALDDLAILGTADFGFGDSVPRYRDLAAFDDGAVPALVLWRCDARAGDVLTGLRSAAHEALGVAQEWLRDERFAGSRLVVVTENAIGPDAGGPAVASVWGLLRAAEAENPGRFRLLDVDGTSGSDGLLTALGAEEPELILRDGEPRAPRLAPATGLERTTDFAAEGTVLITGGTGGLGRLLARHLVTTHGVRHLLLTSRSGPHAPGATELRDELTTLGATVTVAACDAADRDALAGLLAGIPAEHPLTGVLHVAGAVDDGVLGALTPERVDHVLGSKADAAWHLHELTADHELAVFALFSSAAGTLGAAGQANYATANVFLDALAAHRRDLGLPAQSMAWGLWGIGAGMAGELAETDLRRLDRQGFPALSAAEGLALFDAALGTDDPMLLLLRLDLPALRAQAASGLVQPTLRELVRVPSKRAARPGGDGSALADRLATMTGTERLRVLLDLVRTHAAAVLGHPSMAAVEPDRAFQELGFDSLAAVELRNLLLGATGQRLSATLVFDYPNARAVAEHLAAAFTDPVVSAAPVVTTPVDDEPIAIVSMACRYPGGVRSPEDLWELVVQGRDAIDEFPGNRGWDVEGGYDPEPGVPGKTYTKSGGFLYDADEFDAEFFGISPNEALGMDPQQRLLLEASWELFERAGIDPGSLKGSATGVFTGVMYHDYPAASATGSIISGRLSYVYGLEGPALSLDTACSSSLVGLHLAVRALRSGECSLALAGGVTVMATPETFVEFSRQRGLSGDGRCRSFGVGADGTGWGEGVGLLLVERLSDARRLGHPVLAVVAGSAVNQDGASNGLTAPNGPSQVRVIRQALGSAGLSPSDVDAVEGHGTGTSLGDPIEAQALLTAYGQGREEPLWLGSIKSNMGHTQAAAGVAGIIKMVQAMRHGVLPKTLHADEPTPQVDWSSGSVELLTDARPWPTTGRARRAGISSFGISGTNAHVIVEEAPADGLAFLFSGQGAQRLGMGRDLYETYPAFAAAFDAVCAELDPSLREVIWGDDPDLLNQTEWAQPALFAVEVALFRLVESWGIRPDFVAGHSIGEIAAAHVAGVLSLSDAAALVTARGRLMQQLPAGGAMVAVQASEQEVLPLLSDQVSIAAINGPEAVVLSGEEAAVLKAADALGCKKTRLKVSHAFHSPLMEPMLAEFAAVVEQLSLREAVLPFVSSALEADVTSPDYWVRHVREPVRFADAVRELESRGVARYVELGPAAVLSLLGPRCVSEGTFEATAEFIERVGPSVRAQVVPWVLLAKNEEGLRAKLRSLADAPLDASATDIGFSLATSRAALPHRVAVTGTSRTELRKALADLADSNTPVGVTANSAGLTAFVFSGQGAQRLGMGRELYETYPAFAAAFDAVCAELDPSLRDVIWGEDPDLVNQTEWVQPGLFAVEVALFRLVESWGVRPDFVAGHSIGEIAAAHVAGVLSLSDAAALVTARGRLMQALPTGGAMVAVQASEQQVLPLLSDQVAIAAINGPEAVVLSGEEAAVLKVADALGCKKTRLKVSHAFHSPLMEPMLAEFAAVVEQLSLREAVLPFVSSALEPDVTSPNYWVRHVREPVRFADAVRLLEERGVTTFVEVGPDAVLSSLGGFTPLQRRNKSEELELVTAVANIHTRGVPVDWHAFYNGRGARRVDLPTYPFQRKPFWLTPPDTATDLIGIGQAPARHPLLSAMVLLPDSEGLVLTGRLSTTAQPWLAEHELHGLPVFPATGLVELALHAGAQLDCGALAELTVEEPLVLAEHDVAIRVTVGAADESGARSVRIDAQHDGEDWTRHATGLLTPAPVPEAATFEWPPSGATAIDDLPARLRAAWRRGDELFAEVDLDGSAEAGQFGLHPALLDAAFQLDDGRPYRWREVTLHTTGATGLRVRIADGTVTATDLDGKRVFSAASVEFRTISAGQLGGGGSLYRLDWQPVPNSQPASTVELSEIGDEIPALVRYSCPRPDEENLLDGIREATAAVSDVLESWLADDRFEHAKLLVHTRNAVAVRDEAVDLTHAPIWSLVRAAQAEHPGRIVLVDGDEFTGLPADEPAIAVRGGRTYVPRLVRSSTVDKESPWGGTVLITDGTTGAGAAAARWLVTEHDVRHLLLLGPDAPELHAELAELGADVVFDDRDPADPAALAALPSGQPVTAVLHTNSDLTAAWNLHQLIGESAALLLISSSTGLLHGAGQRDLAMAAGFFDALARHRHAAGLPGASIAFGPWEGNNDETYLRRMAVLGLTPLSPAEGLTMLGRACHAAEPVVVPLRLDHAALRATPDLVPAVLRAVVRIPAKRPGAAAPAGLRARLDGLGEDERNRVLLEAVRADVAAVLGHPSAELVPSDSPFQELGFDSLAAVELRGRLNAATGVELPATLAFDHPTARAVAEYLRTALEPPQADPLAEILAEADRLEAALAAAEPGADGAGRITARLEAMVRAWRDGAQDAPGAGDFDSATDDELFKALDDLEIG